A single genomic interval of Mycolicibacterium sp. MU0053 harbors:
- the ychF gene encoding redox-regulated ATPase YchF, producing the protein MSLNLGIVGLPNVGKSTLFNALTRNNVLAANYPFATIEPNEGVVPLPDPRLDKLAEIFGSEKTVPAPVTFVDIAGIVKGASEGAGLGNKFLANIRECDAICQVVRVFADDDVVHVDGRVDPKADIEIIETELILADMQTLEKAVPRLEKEARNNKERKPVLEAAVAAQAVLDGGKTLFSAGVDAALLRELNLMTTKPFLYVFNADESVLTDEAKLAELRDLVAPADAVFLDAKIEAELQELDEESAAELLESIGQTERGLDALARAGFHTLNLQTYLTAGPKEARAWTIHRGDTAPKAAGVIHTDFEKGFIKAEVVSFEDLVEAGSMAAAKAAGKVRIEGKDYVMADGDVVEFRFNV; encoded by the coding sequence GTGAGCCTGAACCTGGGAATCGTCGGTCTGCCCAACGTCGGTAAGTCGACCCTCTTCAACGCGCTGACACGCAACAACGTGTTGGCAGCCAACTATCCCTTCGCGACGATCGAACCCAACGAAGGCGTCGTGCCGCTGCCCGATCCCCGCCTGGACAAGCTCGCCGAGATCTTCGGATCCGAGAAGACCGTGCCCGCGCCGGTGACCTTTGTCGACATCGCCGGCATCGTCAAGGGGGCCTCCGAGGGTGCCGGGCTGGGCAACAAGTTCCTGGCGAACATCCGCGAGTGCGACGCGATCTGTCAGGTGGTGCGTGTCTTCGCCGACGACGACGTGGTGCACGTCGACGGGCGGGTGGACCCGAAGGCCGACATCGAGATCATCGAGACCGAACTGATCCTCGCCGACATGCAGACGCTGGAGAAGGCCGTCCCGCGGCTGGAGAAAGAAGCGCGCAACAACAAGGAGCGCAAACCGGTGCTCGAGGCGGCCGTGGCCGCCCAGGCGGTGCTCGACGGCGGGAAGACGCTGTTCTCGGCCGGGGTGGATGCCGCGCTGCTGCGCGAGCTGAACCTGATGACCACCAAGCCGTTCCTGTACGTGTTCAACGCCGACGAGTCGGTGCTCACCGATGAGGCCAAGCTCGCCGAACTGCGCGACCTGGTGGCCCCGGCCGACGCGGTGTTCCTGGACGCCAAGATCGAGGCGGAGTTGCAGGAGCTCGACGAGGAGTCGGCGGCCGAGCTGCTGGAGTCCATCGGCCAGACCGAACGCGGCCTGGATGCGTTGGCGCGGGCCGGTTTCCACACCCTGAACCTGCAGACGTATCTGACCGCCGGGCCGAAGGAGGCGCGGGCCTGGACGATCCACCGGGGCGACACCGCGCCGAAGGCCGCGGGCGTGATCCACACCGACTTCGAGAAGGGCTTCATCAAGGCCGAGGTGGTGTCGTTCGAGGACCTGGTCGAGGCCGGGTCGATGGCCGCCGCCAAGGCCGCGGGCAAGGTCCGGATCGAAGGCAAGGACTACGTGATGGCCGACGGGGATGTGGTGGAGTTCCGCTTTAATGTGTGA
- a CDS encoding serine hydrolase domain-containing protein, translated as MRTRARRGALAGLAVVLVACAPAPTPPALRTIDAHGWQEVVDTAAAQLGVPGAMVLLRTPQGEFTAAYGTTELGAHTPPTADTHFRIASNTKTMTAALVVLLAQDGKLELDDPVTAFVPTLPGGENITVAQLLTMRSGLYGYTSDPVVADVLDADPAKAWSPQEVLDVAYRHPPQFAPGTSYDYSNTNYALLGLIAEKAGGRPLGRQFADRLFGPLALAQTTLPAADDTSLPAPYSHGYMYGGSRYALADDLYPVDLQVAARAGTVQPTDYTFQNPSYATAAGGAISTAAELADWLKALVTGRVFDADYQHRWLTSVQAEQPGVADGQQYGYGISYQRFGPNAAMFYHGGELPGFNSFMGYDAENDVGLVIWTNLTLSPEGNTTAQTMLPILLDEIYAGLSLVPSE; from the coding sequence GTGAGAACCCGAGCGCGGCGCGGTGCCCTGGCGGGCCTTGCGGTGGTGCTCGTCGCCTGCGCGCCCGCGCCGACCCCGCCCGCGCTGCGGACCATCGACGCGCACGGCTGGCAGGAGGTCGTCGACACCGCCGCCGCGCAACTGGGGGTGCCGGGCGCGATGGTGCTGCTGCGCACCCCGCAAGGCGAATTCACCGCGGCCTACGGCACCACCGAACTCGGCGCGCACACACCGCCGACGGCGGACACGCATTTCCGGATCGCCTCGAACACCAAGACCATGACCGCCGCGCTGGTCGTGCTGCTGGCTCAGGACGGCAAACTCGAGCTCGACGATCCGGTCACCGCCTTCGTTCCGACCCTGCCCGGTGGCGAAAACATCACCGTGGCACAGCTTTTGACGATGCGCAGCGGACTGTACGGCTACACCTCCGATCCCGTGGTGGCCGATGTCCTGGATGCCGACCCGGCCAAGGCGTGGTCGCCGCAGGAGGTACTCGACGTCGCGTACCGGCATCCACCGCAGTTCGCCCCGGGCACCTCCTACGACTACAGCAACACCAACTACGCGCTGCTGGGTCTCATCGCCGAGAAGGCCGGAGGCCGTCCGCTGGGTCGACAGTTCGCCGACCGGCTGTTCGGACCGCTCGCCCTCGCGCAGACCACGCTTCCCGCCGCCGACGACACGTCCCTGCCGGCGCCGTACTCGCACGGGTACATGTACGGCGGCAGTCGCTACGCGCTCGCCGACGACCTCTACCCCGTCGACTTGCAGGTCGCTGCCCGCGCCGGCACGGTGCAGCCCACCGACTACACCTTTCAGAACCCGTCCTACGCCACCGCCGCCGGGGGAGCGATCTCCACCGCCGCCGAGCTGGCCGACTGGCTCAAGGCGCTGGTCACCGGGCGGGTGTTCGACGCCGACTACCAACATCGGTGGTTGACCAGCGTGCAGGCCGAGCAACCGGGTGTCGCCGACGGCCAGCAGTACGGGTATGGGATCTCGTATCAACGATTCGGGCCGAACGCCGCGATGTTCTATCACGGCGGGGAGCTGCCCGGCTTCAACTCCTTCATGGGTTACGATGCGGAAAACGATGTGGGGCTCGTGATTTGGACCAATCTGACGCTGTCGCCGGAGGGCAACACCACGGCGCAGACGATGTTGCCCATTCTGCTGGACGAGATCTACGCTGGTTTGTCGCTGGTGCCGAGTGAGTAG
- a CDS encoding DMT family transporter codes for MPAQRARSSIPAEHRSAHPNIQGVPWWAAVLIATLATAVGFAFDAGSGNRELSGVFAALYLMGCVAAVLAVRQEAIFTAVVQPPLILFVSVPGAYFLFHLSDIQGIKDILINCGYPLIERFLLMFTTSVIVLLIGMARWYFGDAARPAPVTSGQAAAKSTAAVGAAAGVLAAIKTKLSELSMPPRGSAAHDDAEPRKHAIDRDTTTRRRQDPRRPTKRTAPTRSRHVRPPLDDDLAPPPSRRRPTHAREDDDFADGPPPRRRAPRDPSRRPPPPEYLRDPREPRQPRQRSPYERPMPRPERYGPPVDPYTGVDPYDGAPPPPRRRPAPASGTHHPVSKVRYRGADAGDDGSTEGAQYRRRPRSSRGTSDRYRDFE; via the coding sequence GTGCCAGCGCAGCGGGCGAGGTCTTCGATACCCGCCGAACACCGCTCGGCTCACCCGAATATCCAAGGTGTGCCGTGGTGGGCTGCTGTGCTCATCGCCACGCTGGCCACCGCGGTCGGGTTCGCCTTCGACGCGGGTTCCGGCAACCGCGAGCTCTCCGGCGTCTTCGCGGCGCTGTATCTGATGGGGTGCGTGGCCGCGGTCCTGGCGGTGCGTCAGGAGGCCATCTTCACCGCCGTCGTGCAGCCCCCGCTGATCTTGTTCGTGTCGGTGCCGGGGGCCTACTTCCTGTTCCACCTCTCCGACATCCAGGGCATCAAGGACATCCTGATCAACTGCGGTTATCCGCTGATCGAGCGATTCCTGCTGATGTTCACCACCTCGGTGATCGTGCTGCTGATCGGGATGGCGCGGTGGTACTTCGGGGACGCCGCGCGGCCCGCACCGGTCACGTCGGGCCAGGCCGCGGCCAAGTCCACGGCCGCCGTCGGCGCCGCGGCCGGGGTGCTCGCGGCAATCAAGACCAAGCTCTCGGAGCTGAGCATGCCGCCCCGGGGCTCCGCCGCGCACGACGACGCCGAACCGCGCAAGCATGCCATCGACCGCGACACCACGACGCGACGGCGCCAGGACCCGCGACGCCCCACCAAACGCACGGCACCGACTCGGTCCCGCCACGTGCGTCCGCCGCTCGACGACGACCTGGCCCCGCCGCCGTCCCGCAGACGTCCGACCCACGCCCGCGAGGACGACGACTTCGCCGATGGACCGCCGCCGCGCCGCCGTGCGCCCAGGGATCCGTCCCGGCGCCCACCGCCCCCGGAATACCTGCGCGACCCGCGCGAGCCCCGGCAGCCACGGCAGCGCTCGCCCTATGAACGTCCGATGCCGCGGCCGGAGCGCTATGGGCCGCCCGTCGACCCGTATACCGGTGTTGACCCGTACGACGGGGCGCCGCCACCGCCGCGCCGGCGACCGGCACCGGCCAGCGGCACCCATCACCCGGTGTCCAAGGTGCGGTATCGCGGCGCAGACGCCGGCGACGACGGGTCGACCGAGGGTGCGCAGTATCGGCGGCGGCCCCGCTCGTCCCGTGGCACGAGCGATCGCTACCGCGACTTCGAATAG
- a CDS encoding DUF1254 domain-containing protein: protein MAIHVNVDNFVRAESHRMFADIQAAAGGIGRFRHNREPAAIDEQTVIRLNRDTLYSFAVVDLAHPAVLTLPDGDGRYISAMIVNEDHFVTDVLHEAGEHTLDEQRCGTRYVLVGIRILVDPTDPDDVAAVAALQDRIGLAPESSEAFVMPDYDSASLDQTRDALLTLARGLSAFDRTFGRPDEVDPVRHLIGCAAGWGGLPTSEATYVGVDPNVAHGDYELVFSDVPVDAFWSVSVYNAAGYFEPNNHNLYTVNSVTGARNDDGSITVRFVAAADGDIPPNAILTPPGWNYLIRLYRPRAEMLDGTWTPPTLTPRAAG, encoded by the coding sequence ATGGCAATCCACGTCAACGTCGACAACTTCGTGCGGGCGGAGTCCCACCGGATGTTCGCGGACATCCAGGCTGCCGCCGGGGGCATCGGGCGGTTCCGGCACAACCGGGAACCGGCGGCCATCGACGAGCAGACCGTGATCCGACTCAACCGCGACACGCTGTACAGCTTCGCGGTGGTCGATCTGGCCCACCCCGCGGTGCTCACGTTGCCGGATGGCGACGGGCGCTACATCTCGGCGATGATCGTCAACGAAGACCACTTCGTCACCGATGTGCTGCACGAGGCGGGCGAGCACACGCTGGACGAGCAGCGGTGCGGTACCCGTTATGTGCTGGTCGGGATCCGCATCCTGGTCGATCCGACCGACCCCGACGACGTGGCGGCCGTCGCGGCACTGCAGGACCGGATCGGGCTGGCGCCCGAATCCTCCGAGGCGTTCGTCATGCCGGACTACGATTCCGCGAGCCTGGATCAGACCCGTGACGCATTGCTGACGCTGGCCCGCGGCCTGAGCGCGTTCGACCGCACCTTCGGTAGGCCCGACGAGGTCGACCCGGTGCGCCATCTGATCGGATGTGCGGCGGGCTGGGGCGGGTTGCCCACCTCGGAAGCAACCTATGTCGGCGTCGACCCGAACGTCGCCCACGGTGACTACGAGCTGGTGTTTTCCGACGTGCCGGTCGACGCGTTCTGGTCGGTCTCGGTGTACAACGCGGCCGGTTACTTCGAACCGAACAACCACAACCTCTACACCGTCAACAGCGTCACCGGCGCGCGCAACGACGACGGGTCGATCACCGTCCGGTTCGTCGCCGCGGCCGACGGCGACATCCCTCCGAACGCGATCCTCACCCCACCGGGATGGAACTACCTCATCCGGCTCTACCGGCCCCGCGCGGAGATGCTCGACGGCACCTGGACCCCACCGACCCTCACGCCGCGCGCTGCGGGCTGA
- a CDS encoding type II toxin-antitoxin system RelE family toxin, which translates to MTYEVIFSPRARKALSEDLSEAVAVACFEFITGPLAENPRRVGKPLRSELAGTYSARRGEFRVIYHIDDNRIRVEMISIRHRRDVYR; encoded by the coding sequence GTGACCTATGAAGTGATCTTCTCTCCGAGGGCACGTAAAGCCTTGTCGGAGGACCTTTCGGAAGCCGTTGCCGTGGCATGCTTTGAGTTCATTACAGGGCCGCTGGCCGAGAATCCTCGCCGTGTCGGAAAACCGCTTCGGAGTGAATTGGCCGGTACGTATTCGGCGCGACGAGGTGAGTTTCGGGTCATTTACCACATCGACGACAACAGGATTCGCGTCGAGATGATCTCGATTCGTCACCGTCGTGACGTTTATCGGTGA
- a CDS encoding type II toxin-antitoxin system Phd/YefM family antitoxin, which produces MTTLPLAEVRANLSKLVDEAVRTHLRIEVTRQGRRAAVILSADDYDSIMETLDVLSDPDLMKELRQGRADIASGNFHTLDEVTKEMRANGRLSE; this is translated from the coding sequence ATGACGACTCTGCCGTTGGCCGAGGTCCGGGCCAATCTCTCCAAGCTCGTCGACGAGGCCGTTCGCACCCATCTGCGCATCGAGGTCACCCGGCAGGGCCGGCGAGCGGCCGTGATTCTCAGTGCGGACGACTACGACTCGATCATGGAAACACTCGACGTCTTGAGCGATCCCGACCTCATGAAGGAACTGCGTCAGGGGCGGGCGGACATCGCGAGTGGGAACTTCCACACCCTTGACGAGGTAACCAAGGAGATGCGGGCCAACGGGCGACTGTCCGAGTGA
- a CDS encoding zinc ribbon domain-containing protein YjdM, protein MSDVLPPCPACASEFAYESGALLVCSMCAFEWAPGVDEAAESGEVVTDSVGNPLADGDTVTIVKSLKVKGAGNGVVKIGTKVRGIRLISDGVGDHDIDAKVPGFGQMQLKSSVVKKVL, encoded by the coding sequence ATGTCTGATGTTCTGCCGCCGTGTCCGGCGTGTGCGAGTGAGTTCGCCTACGAGTCTGGTGCGCTGTTGGTCTGCTCGATGTGTGCCTTCGAGTGGGCACCGGGTGTGGACGAGGCCGCCGAGTCCGGTGAGGTTGTCACCGACTCGGTGGGGAACCCGCTCGCCGATGGCGACACCGTGACCATCGTCAAGAGTTTGAAGGTCAAGGGTGCCGGTAATGGGGTTGTCAAGATCGGCACCAAGGTGCGCGGCATCCGCCTGATCTCCGATGGTGTGGGCGATCACGACATCGACGCGAAGGTGCCGGGCTTCGGGCAGATGCAATTGAAGTCGAGCGTGGTGAAGAAGGTTCTCTGA
- a CDS encoding GNAT family N-acetyltransferase, with amino-acid sequence MRIVERLPVREGDVSVRQLSHADAGAYAAGTDDAAVRRYGHLPLPEYTAQIVREQIDGDIARGLADDSLAVLAIADAHSDEFLGSIVLFDFRADRAEVGFWLTPKARGRGAAGNALRAVARLAAATGLRHLDARTDCANEGSRRVLEGAGFVAKEGPHDALAPSGEVVTVLSYERSVAELRD; translated from the coding sequence ATGCGGATCGTTGAACGGCTGCCCGTCCGCGAAGGCGACGTGAGCGTCCGTCAGCTTTCTCATGCGGACGCCGGCGCCTACGCCGCCGGTACCGACGACGCCGCGGTCCGGCGGTACGGACACCTGCCGTTGCCCGAATACACCGCGCAGATCGTGCGCGAGCAGATCGACGGCGACATCGCGCGCGGCTTGGCCGACGACTCGCTGGCGGTGCTGGCGATCGCGGACGCCCACTCGGATGAGTTCCTGGGCAGCATCGTCTTGTTCGACTTCCGTGCCGACCGCGCCGAGGTCGGGTTCTGGCTGACGCCAAAGGCGCGCGGCCGCGGCGCGGCCGGCAACGCCCTGCGTGCCGTCGCGCGGCTGGCCGCGGCCACCGGGCTGCGCCACCTCGACGCCCGGACCGACTGCGCGAACGAGGGGTCCCGCCGGGTGCTGGAGGGGGCCGGGTTCGTGGCGAAGGAAGGGCCGCACGATGCACTGGCACCGTCCGGCGAGGTGGTGACGGTGCTGAGCTATGAGCGGTCCGTCGCCGAGCTACGAGACTAG
- a CDS encoding class I SAM-dependent methyltransferase has translation MTKPADAFDDAVQIASYADRAPQMVPAYRDVHRMASVLMAESAPSDARVLVLGAGGGLETKAFAETHPGWTFDAVDPAAAMLELATKTLGPLASRVRMHHGYIDDAPTGPFAAATSLLTLHFLELDQRVHTAAEVRRRLAPGAPFVVMHLSIPARDEAERELWMRRHAAYLVCSGIEADAAEQARTAIASQVPVLTPEQDRAILEDAGFSEVTEFFSAFTFRGWVGYA, from the coding sequence GTGACGAAACCTGCCGACGCTTTCGATGACGCTGTACAGATCGCTTCCTATGCCGACCGGGCACCACAGATGGTGCCCGCATACCGGGATGTGCACCGCATGGCGAGTGTGCTCATGGCCGAATCCGCGCCGTCCGATGCCCGGGTGCTGGTACTCGGGGCCGGCGGCGGGCTCGAGACCAAGGCGTTCGCCGAGACACATCCGGGATGGACGTTCGACGCGGTGGATCCGGCGGCCGCCATGCTCGAACTCGCGACGAAAACCCTTGGGCCGCTTGCCTCGCGGGTGCGGATGCACCACGGCTATATCGACGACGCACCGACGGGGCCGTTCGCGGCCGCCACCAGCCTGCTGACGTTGCACTTCCTGGAGCTGGACCAACGCGTGCATACCGCGGCCGAGGTGCGACGACGACTCGCGCCGGGGGCGCCCTTTGTCGTTATGCACCTGAGCATTCCGGCACGCGACGAAGCCGAGCGCGAATTGTGGATGAGGCGCCATGCCGCGTACCTGGTCTGCTCGGGGATCGAAGCCGACGCCGCCGAGCAGGCGCGCACCGCGATCGCCAGCCAGGTTCCGGTGCTGACCCCCGAGCAGGACCGCGCGATACTCGAAGACGCCGGTTTCTCCGAGGTCACGGAGTTCTTCTCGGCGTTCACGTTTCGCGGCTGGGTGGGCTACGCCTGA